The Malus domestica chromosome 06, GDT2T_hap1 genome has a segment encoding these proteins:
- the LOC103409879 gene encoding protein argonaute 1, with product MVRKRRTELPSGQSSESHEPAGGHGSQRAPERTPPQQQGAGNYQGGRGPAPQGGRGGYGGGRGGRGVPQQQQYGGPQEYEQQQYGGPQEYQARGRGGPTQQGGRGSYGGGRGGVGRGGPPSPGGPTRPQFPELHQATPVPYQGATHQVPYQGLTSPPVYVGSSSSSQPPEPSEVAEQLAVLTVQQESAPSQAIQPVAPSSKSVRFPLRPGKGSTGRRCTVKANHFFAELPDKDLHQYDVTITPEVTSRGVNRAVMEQLVTLYRESHLGKRLPAYDGRKSLYTAGPLPFLSKEFKITLTDDDDGPGGQRREREFRVVIKFAARADLHHLGLFLQGRQADAPQEALQVLDIVLRELPTSRYCPVGRSFYAPGLGRRQSLGEGLESWRGFYQSIRPTQMGLSLNIDMSSTAFIEPLPVIEFVTQLLNRDVTHRPLSDSDRVKIKKALRGVKVEVTHRGNMRRKYRISGLTSQATRELTFPVDERGTMKSVVEYFYETYGFVIQHAQWPCLQVGNQQRPNYLPMEVCKIVEGQRYSKRLNERQITALLKVTCQRPHDREQDIIRTVRHNAYHEDPYAKEFGIKISENLAQVEARILPAPWLKYHDTGREKDCLPQVGQWNMMNKKMVNGGKVNNWICINFSRNVQDSVARSFCNELAQMCYISGMAFNPEPVLPPLGARPDQAEKALKTRYHDAMTKLRPQSKELDLLVVILPDNNGNLYGDLKRICETDLGLVSQCCLTKHVFKMSKQYLANVALKINVKVGGRNTVLIDALSRRIPLVSDRPTIIFGADVTHPHPGEDSSPSIAAVVASQDWPEITKYAGLVCAQAHRQELIQDLFKTWQDPQRGTVTGGMIKELLISFRRATGQKPQRIIFYRDGVSEGQFYQVLLYELDAIRKACASLEPNYQPPVTFVVVQKRHHTRLFANNHNDRNAVDRSGNILPGTVVDSKICHPTEFDFYLCSHAGIQGTSRPAHYHVLWDENKFTADELQSLTNNLCYTYARCTRSVSIVPPAYYAHLAAFRARFYMEPETSDSGSMTSGAPGRGGMGGGMGPRSTRAPGANAAVRPLPALKENVKRVMFYC from the exons ATGGTGAGGAAGAGGAGAACTGAACTCCCTAGTGGGCAAAGCTCCGAGTCTCATGAACCTGCTGGGGGTCATGGTTCCCAGCGTGCTCCTGAAAGGACTCCGCCACAACAACAGGGTGCAGGAAACTACCAAGGTGGCCGTGGACCGGCCCCCCAGGGAGGTCGTGGAGGCTATGGAGGGGGTCGTGGTGGCCGCGGAGTGCCGCAACAGCAGCAATATGGTGGGCCCCAGGAATATGAACAACAGCAGTATGGTGGGCCACAGGAATATCAGGCCAGAGGCAGGGGAGGACCGACTCAGCAAGGAGGTCGTGGTAGTTATGGAGGTGGTCGTGGTGGTGTTGGCCGTGGAGGACCACCTTCTCCTGGTGGGCCAACCAGACCTCAGTTCCCCGAGCTGCACCAAGCAACCCCAGTTCCTTACCAAGGGGCCACCCATCAAGTTCCTTATCAAGGGCTCACCTCTCCGCCTGTATATGTGGGAAGTTCATCATCATCCCAGCCGCCCGAGCCTTCAGAAGTGGCGGAGCAGCTCGCTGTCCTTACTGTCCAGCAAGAGAGTGCACCTAGCCAGGCTATTCAACCGGTGGCACCCTCGAGTAAATCAGTCAGGTTCCCGCTTCGCCCTGGTAAGGGTAGCACTGGCAGAAGGTGTACAGTCAAGGCAAACCATTTCTTTGCAGAATTACCTGACAAAGACCTCCACCAGTATGAC GTTACCATTACGCCGGAGGTCACATCAAGGGGTGTAAATCGTGCTGTGATGGAGCAGCTGGTGACACTGTACAGGGAATCCCATCTTGGAAAACGTCTACCAGCTTATGATGGACGAAAGAGCCTGTATACTGCCGgcccacttcctttcctttcaaAGGAGTTTAAAATCACTCTtactgatgatgatgatggtccAGGTGGACAAAG GAGAGAGAGGGAATTTAGGGTTGTCATAAAATTTGCAGCACGTGCTGACCTTCACCATTTAGGTCTCTTTTTGCAAGGGAGGCAAGCTGATGCACCTCAAGAGGCGCTTCAGGTTTTGGACATTGTTCTGCGCGAATTGCCTACTTCTAG GTACTGTCCCGTGGGCCGTTCATTTTATGCCCCTGGTTTGGGTAGAAGACAGTCACTTGGTGAGGGTTTGGAAAGTTGGCGTGGGTTTTATCAGAGTATTCGTCCAACTCAGATGGGGCTGTCTCTGAATATTG ATATGTCCTCTACTGCTTTTATTGAGCCGCTGCCAGTTATTGAGTTTGTAACACAGCTACTGAATCGGGATGTTACACATAGGCCACTCTCTGATTCTGATCGTGTAAAG ATAAAAAAGGCTCTTCGTGGAGTCAAGGTTGAGGTCACACACCGAGGAAATATGCGCAGAAAGTACCGTATTTCTGGTTTAACGTCGCAGGCAACAAGGGAACTGAC TTTCCCTGTTGATGAAAGAGGAACTATGAAATCTGTTGTTGAGTACTTCTATGAAACTTACGGGTTTGTCATTCAACATGCACAATGGCCTTGCCTTCAAGTTGGAAATCAGCAGCGACCGAACTATTTGCCCATGGAG GTTTGTAAAATTGTCGAAGGTCAAAGGTATTCCAAGAGATTGAACGAGAGACAGATAACTGCTTTGCTTAAGGTCACCTGCCAGCGCCCTCATGACAGGGAGCAAGATATTATTCGG ACGGTTCGTCATAATGCTTACCATGAAGATCCTTACGCCAAGGAGTTTGGAATCAAAATTAGTGAGAATCTGGCTCAGGTTGAAGCTCGTATTCTTCCTGCACCCTGG CTGAAATATCATGATACTGGACGGGAAAAGGATTGCCTGCCCCAAGTTGGTCAGTGGAACATGATGAATAAG AAAATGGTCAATGGAGGAAAAGTAAACAATTGGATTTGCATTaatttttcaagaaatgttcAAGACAGTGTGGCCCGGTCCTTCTGTAATGAACTTGCTCAAATGTGTTACATTTCTGGCATG GCGTTTAATCCAGAACCTGTACTTCCACCACTCGGAGCTCGACCTGATCAGGCAGAGAAGGCCTTAAAAACTAGGTACCATGATGCAATGACCAAACTCCGGCCCCAGAGCAAGGAGCTTGACCTGCTTGTCGTGATTTTACCAGATAATAATGGCAATCTTTACG GTGACTTGAAACGAATTTGTGAGACGGATCTTGGCCTGGTATCCCAGTGCTGTTTGACGAAACACGTTTTCAAAATGAGTAAACAATACTTGGCAAATGTTGCTTTGAAGATAAATGTGAAGGTTGGCGGAAGGAACACAGTACTTATTGATGCACTGTCAAGACGTATTCCTTTAGTCAGTGACCGTCCTACTATAATTTTTGGTGCTGATGTTACCCATCCTCATCCAGGGGAGGATTCAAGCCCATCAATTGCAGCT GTTGTGGCCTCACAAGACTGGCCAGAAATTACCAAGTACGCTGGCTTGGTCTGTGCTCAAGCTCATCGCCAGGAGCTCATCCAGGACCTGTTCAAAACATGGCAGGATCCTCAGAGGGGTACTGTAACTGGTGGAATGATaaa GGAACTGCTGATTTCATTCCGTAGAGCAACAGGACAGAAGCCACAGCGCATCATATTTTACAG GGACGGTGTCAGTGAAGGGCAGTTCTACCAAGTTCTACTATACGAGCTTGATGCGATTCGTAAG GCTTGTGCTTCCTTGGAGCCAAACTATCAGCCACCTGTGACTTTTGTTGTGGTTCAAAAACGGCACCACACCAGGTTGTTTGCCAACAACCATAATGACCGTAATGCAGTTGACAGGAGTGGAAATATCTTACCTG GTACGGTTGTGGACTCCAAAATCTGTCATCCAACAGAGTTTGACTTCTACCTCTGCAGCCATGCTGGAATTCAG GGTACAAGCCGTCCGGCTCATTACCACGTGCTGTGGGATGAAAACAAGTTTACAGCTGATGAACTGCAGTCACTCACAAACAATCTTTGCTATAC GTATGCAAGATGCACGCGTTCGGTTTCCATTG TTCCTCCGGCGTACTATGCCCATCTTGCTGCATTCCGAGCTCGGTTTTACATGGAACCAGAGACATCAGACAGCGGATCAATGACCAGTGGTGCTCCTGGACGTGGGGGCATGGGTGGCGGTATGGGTCCGCGGAGCACGAGAGCACCAGGTGCAAATGCTGCAGTGAGGCCCTTGCCTGCCCTCAAGGAGAATGTCAAAAGGGTTATGTTCTactgttag
- the LOC103409880 gene encoding sucrose synthase 6-like has protein sequence MASTSSALKRSDTIAETMPDALRESRFHMKKCFASFVGTGKRLIKPQHIMEELEKSIEDRHERSKVLEGLLGYILSRTQEAAVVPPYVAFAVRPNPGFSEFVKVNADDLAVDGISATQYLKFKEMIFDESWANDENALEIDFGAFDFSTPRMTLPSSIGNGLNFVLKLISSRLSTHASCSDYAKPLLDYLLPLNYHGENLMINESLDTVEKLQTALIRAEVLVSTLPKTTPFPNFEQRFKVLGFEKGWGDTAERVGETMRLLSEVLQAPDSVKLESLFSRLPNTFNIVIFSPHGYFGQSNVLGLPDTGGQVVYILDQVRALEEELLLRIKQQGLAVKPQILVVTRLIPDARGTKCNQELEAIIDTKHSHILRVPFRTEKGVLRQWVSRFDIYPYLETFALDATAKILRHMECKPDLIIGNYSDGNLVASLIASKLGITQGTIAHALEKTKYEDSDAKWKEFDPKYHFSCQFTADIISMNCADFVITSTFQEIAGGKDRPGQYESHTAFTMPGLYRVVSGIDVFDPKFNIAAPGADQSVYFPYSEKQKRFTKFQPAIEELLYKKEENDEHIGFLADQKKPIIFSMARLDTVKNLTGLVEWFGKNKRLRNLVNLVIVGGFFDPSKSKDREEIAEIKKLHALVQEYQLSGQFRWIAAQTDRYRNGELYRCIADTKGSFVQPALYEAFGLTVIEAMNCGLPTFATNQGGPAEIIVDGVSGFHIDPNNGDESSNKIADFFEKCKTDGEYWKKMSAAGLQRINECYTWKIYANKVLNMGSTYGFWRQLRDAQKLAKETYIHMFYNLLFRKLAKNVAVPSDGYEQPAPKAVTASVDQRAPAAVSKPPQPDAAPTLAIPQLTPRERDEGGELGQPRSRSRARCPWNCCCVILGFLIILYYKIRNMYN, from the exons ATGGCTTCCACCTCCTCAGCTTTGAAGCGATCTGATACGATTGCAGAAACCATGCCAGATGCACTCAGGGAGAGCCGCTTTCATATGAAGAAATGTTTTGCCag TTTTGTTGGAACGGGGAAAAGGCTAATAAAGCCCCAGCATATAATGGAGGAGCTGGAAAAATCGATAGAAGACAGGCATGAAAGAAGCAAGGTCTTGGAGGGTTTACTTGGTTACATCCTCAGTCGTACTCAGGAGGCAGCTGTTGTTCCACCGTATGTCGCTTTTGCTGTGAGACCGAATCCCGGTTTCTCCGAATTTGTTAAGGTGAATGCAGATGACCTAGCAGTGGATGGCATTTCTGCTACCCAATACTTGAAGTTCAAAGAAATGATCTTTGACGAAAGCTG GGCGAACGATGAAAATGCTTTGGAAATAGATTTTGGAGCCTTCGATTTCTCTACTCCTCGAATGACTCTTCCTTCTTCGATCGGAAATGGACTCAACTTCGTCTTAAAGTTAATCTCATCAAGGCTCAGTACTCATGCCAGCTGCTCCGATTATGCTAAACCCCTCCTTGACTACTTATTACCACTTAATTATCACGGAGAG AATCTTATGATCAATGAAAGTCTGGATACCGTTGAAAAACTCCAAACCGCATTGATCCGAGCAGAAGTACTCGTCTCCACACTTCCAAAAACCACACCATTTCCGAATTTTGAGCAAAG GTTTAAAGTGTTGGGTTTTGAGAAGGGATGGGGAGATACAGCAGAAAGAGTTGGGGAGACAATGAGGTTGCTGTCAGAAGTACTCCAAGCGCCAGACTCGGTGAAGTTGGAGTCGTTGTTTAGCAGACTTCCTAACACATTCAACATCGTTATCTTCTCTCCTCACGGCTACTTTGGCCAGTCGAATGTCCTTGGATTGCCCGACACGGGTGGCCAGGTGGTTTATATTCTTGATCAAGTGAGAGCTTTGGAGGAAGAGTTGCTTCTCAGAATAAAACAACAAGGCCTTGCTGTGAAACCTCAGATTCTTGTG GTGACACGACTTATACCAGACGCTCGAGGAACAAAATGCAACCAGGAGTTGGAAGCTATCATCGACACTAAGCACTCCCACATCCTTAGGGTTCCATTCAGGACAGAAAAAGGCGTTCTCCGCCAATGGGTTTCTCGTTTCGATATCTACCCTTATCTCGAGACATTTGCACTG GATGCAACTGCAAAGATCTTACGACACATGGAATGCAAACCGGACCTCATAATTGGGAACTACAGTGATGGAAACCTGGTGGCCTCTCTGATTGCTTCTAAACTTGGAATCACTCAG GGAACGATTGCGCATGCGCTAGAAAAGACCAAGTACGAAGATTCTGATGCCAAATGGAAGGAATTTGATCCAAAATACCACTTCTCTTGTCAGTTCACAGCTGACATAATCTCTATGAATTGTGCTGATTTTGTCATAACAAGCACATTCCAAGAAATTGCCGGAGG CAAGGACCGACCTGGACAGTACGAAAGCCATACAGCATTTACAATGCCAGGACTTTATCGAGTCGTGTCAGGCATTGATGTGTTTGATCCAAAGTTCAACATTGCTGCCCCTGGTGCTGACCAATCCGTCTACTTTCCCTACTCCGAGAAACAAAAACGATTTACCAAGTTTCAACCTGCCATCGAAGAACTACTCTACAAGAAAGAGGAAAACGATGAGCACAT AGGATTTTTGGCAGACCAGAAGAAACCGATCATATTCTCAATGGCAAGGCTGGACACAGTGAAGAACCTCACAGGACTCGTTGAGTGGTTTGGAAAGAACAAGAGGCTGAGGAATTTGGTCAATCTTGTAATCGTTGGGGGATTCTTCGATCCATCTAAATCCAAAGACAGAGAAGAAATTGCTGAAATCAAGAAACTGCATGCCTTGGTGCAAGAATATCAACTTAGCGGTCAGTTCAGATGGATAGCGGCTCAGACTGACAGATACCGAAATGGGGAGCTGTACCGGTGCATTGCAGACACAAAGGGATCTTTCGTGCAGCCTGCGCTGTACGAAGCGTTCGGTCTCACAGTCATTGAGGCCATGAACTGTGGGTTGCCTACATTTGCAACCAACCAAGGAGGCCCTGCAGAAATCATTGTGGATGGCGTCTCAGGTTTCCATATTGATCCCAACAATGGTGATGAATCCAGCAACAAGATTGCTGACTTCTTTGAGAAATGCAAGACGGATGGCGAATACTGGAAGAAGATGTCAGCTGCCGGTCTGCAGCGTATAAACGAATG CTATACATGGAAGATATATGCAAACAAAGTGTTGAACATGGGATCAACTTATGGATTTTGGAGGCAGTTGAGAGACGCGCAAAAGTTAGCCAAGGAAACCTACATTCATATGTTTTACAATCTCCTCTTTAGGAAATTG GCAAAGAATGTGGCTGTCCCAAGTGATGGATACGAACAACCGGCGCCAAAGGCCGTAACTGCATCTGTCGACCAACGCGCGCCGGCAGCAGTATCCAAACCTCCGCAGCCAGATGCAGCACCAACCTTAGCAATCCCTCAGCTGACACCAAG GGAGAGGGATGAAGGTGGGGAGCTTGGCCAACCTCGAAGCCGCAGCAGAGCACGATGCCCATGGAATTGCTGCTGCGTCATCCTTggttttctcatcattctttatTACAAGATTAGGAATATGTACAATTAA